Sequence from the Actinomycetota bacterium genome:
TTGAAGCGTTGACTGCTTCGATAGTCAACAAAATGCTGCATGGACCCACGAATCGTCTCAAAGCTGTGGCTGGTCAGCGATTTGGGGTGGCATACATCGAAGCAGCCCGCTATCTGTGGGGACTAGATAGCAATCCTGACGGCAAAAACCCGCATCTTGGGCTAGGATTGTTGCGTAATTTGTTCGGCAGAAAAGAAAAGGCGGCTGAACCGGCCGCTGAAAAACCCAGGAGCGCCGGGAACGGAGACACAATTGGCTGTTAGTAGAAGCAAGCTGGTTATCGGTACTAGAGGCAGCCAGTTGGCTTTGTGGCAGTCCAACTATATAAAGGATCGCCTGGAAGCGACGCTGGGACTTCCGGTCGAGCTAAAAATCATCAAGACCACTGGGGACAAAATTCTCGATGTGCCGCTGGCAAAGGTAGGGGGCAAGGGGCTTTTTACCAAGGAACTTGAAGTTGAGCTGCTGGCCGGGACGGTAGACCTTTGCGTCCACTCGATGAAGGATGTTCCCACAGAGTTGCCGGAGGGCTGCGTAATCGCTGCAGCGCCTGCTCGTGTTGATCCGAGAGACGTCATTGTGTCGGGCCCTTCAGGGTTCGATCTGGAGTCGCTGCCGCACGGCGCGAAGCTGGGTACCAGCAGCCTTCGTCGCAGGAGCCAGGTTCTGGCTTTGCGTCCCGATCTTGAGATCGTGGACGTCCGCGGGAATCTTGATACCAGGATGCGCAAGGCCGAGGAGGGCGTCGTAGACGCAGTTATCCTCGCCAGTGCGGGAATCACCCGGATGGGGTGGTCTGACCGTATCGGCAGTTATATTCCGATCGAGCAGATGGTCCCTGCTGTCGGTCAGGGTGCGATCGCCGTGGAGATTCGCGAAGACGACGATTTCATGCACGAGGTGTGCGATAGCCTCAATGACAGGGAGACCTTCGCATGCGTGACCGCCGAGCGCGTGGTCATGCGCTCTCTCGAGGGTGGCTGTCAGATTCCGATAGGCGCGTTCGCTCGACTGGAAGCCGGCGAGATGGTCATGGATGCTCTCGTGGGCTCGGTGGACGGCGATGTTATTGTGCGAGATCGCCTGAAGGGATCCCCCGATGATCCCGAGGCTCTCGGCTTCGCGATGGTGGAACGGTTGCGCGAGCTTGGCGCCACCGAGATTTTGGCGGGCATTCGTTGCGCCGATAGCGTAAATGGCTTACTAAAGACGTAAGGATATGCCATGGATTTTCCGGCGCCGCCCTTAGAAGGCCTTACGATAGTAGTCACCCGGGCTCGGAAGCAGGCAAGGGAGCTTATCGGTTTGCTGGAGCTTTCAGGCGCACTGGTTTTGGAGTTTCCAGTCATCAAGACCGTCGAACCCGAAGATTGGTCATCCGCTGACGCGGCGATCCGTGATCTTGCCACCTATGAGTGGGTCGTATTTACCTCGGCAAATTCGGTCAAGTCGTTCATCGCGCGCATGGAGCTTCTGGGTGTGAGAATCGAGAGTCTGACGGCTCTTCGTGTGGCGGCCGTGGGGACTTCGACTGCAAGGCACCTTGCCAGTCATGGGGTCGCGATCGATCTTCTGCCGGATGACTTTGTCGCCGAAGGGCTGATCGAAAGGTTCGAGAAAGTCGGGATCGGACAAGGAACCAGGATTTTGTTGCCAAGAGCACTGCACGCTCGGGAGATTCTGCCTGAAACGCTAAGGGAGTGGGGAGCGACAGTCGACGTGGTTCCGGTCTATCGCACCGTGCTTGGGGAGGGAAATCACGATACGCTGGCTTCCATGGAGGCCGGAGAGGTCGATGTCATCACGTTCACGTCGCCTTCGACAGTAGATAACTTTTTGCAACTGGTCGCCTCGACAGGGGCTCGTGATGTTCTCGGCAAGGTGGCGATTGCCGCGATAGGGCCCGTGACTTCCGAGGCGATTCGGGCACATGGCCGGGCAGTTGATATTGAAGCGGCGCCGCACACCGTGACGGGACTCGTTAGGGCGATCGCGCGCTGGGCGCAACAAAAGAAGCTCTGAGTAGGGAACTCCGGGTAAGGCACCGCTCGCTAAAACCCGCAAGCTATGGGCGCGTGCCGCATTGACAACTTGAACGAGGCTATGCAGACTTATGCACTGCTTCTTGTCGCATTCGCGGTGTTGGATGTGGGGACGTGGCTCAGCTGGGAGAGCGCTGCCTTCGCAAGGCAGAGGTCGGCGGTTCGAATCCGCTCGTCTCCACCAACCACTGCTTCCGTCACTATTGCGAGCTTTCGCGGCATATTGCTTGAGTCGCCGGCCGATCGTAACTTAGAAAGCATCGTCGCTCATCGGCATCTGCGATAATATTCTCATTGGAAAATATCTCGAAGCAAGGAGAGCACTATGATGGCAACAGGCCCTGTCGGCTTTCAAGCGCAGTTTCAGGAGTTTATCTTTTATATAGGCGCCGTTCTTCAGCTGATGTTTTGGTTGGTATTGCCGATCGCCGCGATCTGGGCTGTGCTGATATTCAAGCGCGCCGCAGACGCTTATATCGCAAGCTTGTCCGGCGACAAGGCTTCCGTAGTCGCTTCGCCGAAGGAAAACCCCGTCAAGGTAGAGAAGTTCGTCGACTAGATAGGCGGTCATTAGCATGGAGTTTCCCACCTATCGACCACGTCGCCTTCGCGCGTCCGGTACCCTGCGGGCCATGGTTCGCGAGACGACCCTG
This genomic interval carries:
- the hemC gene encoding hydroxymethylbilane synthase is translated as MAVSRSKLVIGTRGSQLALWQSNYIKDRLEATLGLPVELKIIKTTGDKILDVPLAKVGGKGLFTKELEVELLAGTVDLCVHSMKDVPTELPEGCVIAAAPARVDPRDVIVSGPSGFDLESLPHGAKLGTSSLRRRSQVLALRPDLEIVDVRGNLDTRMRKAEEGVVDAVILASAGITRMGWSDRIGSYIPIEQMVPAVGQGAIAVEIREDDDFMHEVCDSLNDRETFACVTAERVVMRSLEGGCQIPIGAFARLEAGEMVMDALVGSVDGDVIVRDRLKGSPDDPEALGFAMVERLRELGATEILAGIRCADSVNGLLKT
- a CDS encoding uroporphyrinogen-III synthase — translated: MDFPAPPLEGLTIVVTRARKQARELIGLLELSGALVLEFPVIKTVEPEDWSSADAAIRDLATYEWVVFTSANSVKSFIARMELLGVRIESLTALRVAAVGTSTARHLASHGVAIDLLPDDFVAEGLIERFEKVGIGQGTRILLPRALHAREILPETLREWGATVDVVPVYRTVLGEGNHDTLASMEAGEVDVITFTSPSTVDNFLQLVASTGARDVLGKVAIAAIGPVTSEAIRAHGRAVDIEAAPHTVTGLVRAIARWAQQKKL